In the Helianthus annuus cultivar XRQ/B chromosome 11, HanXRQr2.0-SUNRISE, whole genome shotgun sequence genome, one interval contains:
- the LOC110939843 gene encoding uncharacterized protein LOC110939843 isoform X1: MVAKASPCYVTYLKNSVDKIVNFFESNAAVNQKIALEIAVAVQITIDEVKRSAQQQVNKALKDHARFFLDLDIAAPKITIPTEFSPDSFHSTKLFLDLGNLIIRTQSLIPITHNDRRSALLPNSPVTFPGRQP, encoded by the exons ATGGTTGCTAAGGCTTCTCCATGTTATGTGACA TATCTTAAGAACTCTGTAGATAAAATTGTTAACTTTTTTGAAAGCAATGCTGCCGTGAATCAGAAGATAGCCTTGGAAATAGCCGTTGCTGTGCAG ATAACGATCGATGAGGTTAAGCGCTCTGCACAACAGCAAGTAAACAAGGCCTTGAAGGATCATGCCAG GTTCTTCTTGGACTTGGATATAGCAGCTCCCAAGATCACCATTCCAACTGAATTTTCACCAGACAGTTTTCATTCGACAAAACTCTTTCTTGACCTCGGAAACTTGATAATTCGTACTCAG TCTTTGATCCCAATCACACATAATGACCGGCGTTCTGCTTTACTTCCGAATTCTCCAGTGACGTTTCCTGGCCGACAACCCTGA
- the LOC110939843 gene encoding uncharacterized protein LOC110939843 isoform X2 produces MVAKASPCYVTYLKNSVDKIVNFFESNAAVNQKIALEIAVAVQITIDEVKRSAQQQVNKALKDHARFFLDLDIAAPKITIPTEFSPDSFHSTKLFLDLGNLIIRTQTRFVVYYSVFDPNHT; encoded by the exons ATGGTTGCTAAGGCTTCTCCATGTTATGTGACA TATCTTAAGAACTCTGTAGATAAAATTGTTAACTTTTTTGAAAGCAATGCTGCCGTGAATCAGAAGATAGCCTTGGAAATAGCCGTTGCTGTGCAG ATAACGATCGATGAGGTTAAGCGCTCTGCACAACAGCAAGTAAACAAGGCCTTGAAGGATCATGCCAG GTTCTTCTTGGACTTGGATATAGCAGCTCCCAAGATCACCATTCCAACTGAATTTTCACCAGACAGTTTTCATTCGACAAAACTCTTTCTTGACCTCGGAAACTTGATAATTCGTACTCAG ACTCGATTTGTTGTTTATTATTCAGTCTTTGATCCCAATCACACATAA